The DNA segment TCGGGGAGGGACGGGCGGCGCCGTCGGGCGCGGATTTGAGAAACGAGGCAGTAGCGGCCGAACTGGTAGACGCCGTGCCCATGGGGCGGGGGGTCTGCGCTGCGGGCTTGCTGGGCAGGGCGCTGCGCTCCGGCCGACCGGAAGCGGCCTTGCCCGGGGTGGTCTTGGGCGACTCGCCTGCTTTTTCCAGCAGGGAATTGGCGAGTTCTTCCAGCTTGGGTGCCAGTACCCGGTCGGTCAGGGTCTTGACGGCCAGCGTGCCCAGGGTGGCGACGAGGGCGCCGCCCACACCGCCCACACCCCCCTTGTCGGACTTCTGGGCCTTGATCAGCGCCTGCTGGTGCTTGACCGGGCTCTCGGCATCCACGTAGATCTTCTTGCTGCGCCGGAACTGCCGCCCGATCACCAGGCCAATCACGGCGCCCACCGCAGACGCGCCGCCCAGCAGCTTGGCCGGTTCCTTCTGCATCTGCAGCTGCAGGTTGGCACGGTCGGCCAGCGCGTCAATGCTCTCCTTCAGGCGCTCACGGGCTTCTTCCCGCTCGGTCCGGGGATTCATGTAATCGTAGTCGGCCATCAACTTTCACCCTTGCCCTTTTTGATGTCTTCCTGATAGGTGGGATCGGTGCTGACCCGAATGCCCGGCGCGTCCTTCAGGACCACGGGGTTTTGCAGCGCGGGGTCATGGTGATGATCATCCGTTCGGATACCCGGCTCGGCGCGGTTCGCTGCCGGCACCTCGCCCCGGTCCAGCTTCTCGTTAAGGGTGTTGCCGTACATCTGCGCGCGGCCATCGGCCTCACTCTCGTACACCGGCACGGTGGAGGTGCCGCCCTCTACCCGCACGGTGGCCCGTTTGGGGTCCTCACTGACAAAGCGGTTTTCTCCGGCAGGGTACAGCCCCGGATCGCGCGGCACTTCCACCGAGGCCCGCACGGTGTGGCCGGGTCCGGAAGTGTTGTCCCGGCTGGGATCAATGCGGCCCGTATTATGCGTGGCGTCCAGGCGGCCCTCGGAGGCGGGCCGGGGCGGCTGCGCCACGGCCTGGGTACCGGTCGCTCCCGCCGTGGCGGTACCAAACTGCTCCTCACGGCGTTTGCGGGCGGCCTGCTCGGCCTGATACTGGGCTTCCAGACGCTCGTCCTCGGTCATGGGTCCGGTCTTGTGGGCGTGCGGCTCTTCGGTCTCCACCTCGGCGCCCAGCTTGCGAATTCCCATCATGACCATCACCGCCGTGACCACCAGGCTGAACAGCGCGATCAGCAGGGCGGCGGCCCACGCTCCCAGACCCAGACGCATCAGGCCATAGAACACGAACAGAATCAGGAAGACCAGCGCCAGAATCAGCGGCCCGGTGGCCGCCAGCAAAAACACCACGCCCAGGCCCTTGGCCTTGGCCACCGCGCTCAGCCGGCGGATGATGGCGTTGATCTCGGATTTTACGAGGGTGACGCCCGCATCGAACACGTCGACGAGCGCTCCTCCCATACTCTTGCGTTCTTCCATGCCTTCCTCCGGGAAACGGCCCCACGCCTCACTTCAGGCGGCGTGAACAGACAGGCCAGATGTTGCCCAGCATAATGATTTCTGTGACCCCCCGGCCCCAGATGCAAGAAAACCTGAACCCAGACGTTCGCGGTGGGCCGCGCTTGACCCTCGCCCAGCGCAGCAATTCCGGGGAAATCACGGCGCGCGGATATGCGCTGTGGCGCGCGCGTTCGCTGTCGCTGCTCAGCGGTGTGCCCTTCGGGCTGGACCGCGAGGCGCGGCTGTTCCGGGCGCTGTGCCGGCCCCAGCCGGGCGAGCAGTGGCTGGATGCGGGGACCAGTGCGGGCTTCTACGCGGGCGTGCTGGCCCGCGCGGGCTGCCGGGTGCTGGCCGCCGATCTCAGCGCCCCGATGCTGCGCGAGGCGGCCCGGCGCGAGACCAGCCCACAGATCGACTGGGCGCTGATGAATCTGGAAGCCAGCGAACTGCCCGGCGCCAGCTTCGATGGCATCACCGTGGGCGCGACCCTCAACGAAACGCACGATCCGGCGCGTTTTCTGGCTGAACTGGCCCGCCTGCTGCGGCCCGGCGGTCAGCTGTGGCTGATGTACGTACCGCGCACGGGCGGCCCCCTGCAGGCCCTGCTGTCGCGCCCGGCGCTGGGTGGGCTGAATTTTCCCGACCCCGCGTGGGTGGCCCGCCAGCTGCCCGGCTGCTCACTGGTGGATGGCCTGGGCATGGGTGCGGTCCGGTTCGGACGGTACCTGAAAACCTGACCCCCGGTCGCTGGCCCTGGCCCCCAGCGGATTTCCGCACCATTCCGCATCTGTGAGAAACTGCATCTGTAAGAATACGTGACTTTCTTCCGTGTTCCACCGCCTAGACTCGGCAACAAGGAATCAACCGTGACCAACGTGACGCTCTCCTCCTCAGACCAACCGCCCCTCCAGGCGGTGGCGTACTGCCAGAGGGTCACGCAGGAACACAGCAAAACCTTCTACCTGGGATCACGCTTCTTTCCGCTGCGCCAGCGCCAGGCGGTGTGGGCGGTGTACGCCGCGTGCCGGGACGGCGACGACATCGCCGACGACACCGGCACCGGGGACGCCGTTACCGAAGCGCAGCTGAACGACTGGTGGCAGCGCGTGCAGGCGGCCTTTGCCGGGCGCGGGGGCCCGCATCCGGTGGACACGGCGCTCGCGTGGGCCGCCCGGACCTACCCCATTCCGCTCTCGGCCTTTGCCGAACTGCACGAGGGCCTGCGCATGGACCTGCGCTGCCACGTCTACCGTGACATGGATGACCTCACGCTGTACTGCCGCCGGGTGGCGGGCGTGATCGGGTTCATGATTGCGCCCGTCAGCGGCTACAACGGCGGCGAGCAGACCCTTCACCACGCGCTGATGCTGGGGCAGGCCATGCAGCTCACCAACATCCTGCGTGACGTGGGCGAGGATCTGGAACGTGGACGCGTTTACCTGCCCCAGAGCCTGCTGGACCGCCATGGCGTGTCGCGCGCCGATCTGGAGCGCGGCGAGGTCACGCCGGAATACTGCGCGCTCGTTACCGAACTCAGCACCCTGGCCCGTCGGTGGTACGCCGAGGGCCGGGTGGGCATTCCGATGCTGCATGGCAGCGCCCGGCTGGCTGTGGCGGCGGCGGCGCGGGCCTACGAGGGCATTCTGGATGATCTGGAGCGCTCGGGCTATGACAATTTCCGGCGCCGCGCCCATGTCAGCGGCCCCCGCAAACTGCTGATGCTGCCGCGCGCATGGTGGGAACTGTGCGCGGCCACGCCCCTCGGTCCGCGGGCCTGAACTGCCACTCTTCCCCACCCGCCCAGCCGCCTGCACTGCAGGACCCGACTCCCAGTTCTCCACGCACACCGCTTCGGCGGGAGGTTAACCACGCATGACTGCATTCCCCACGTCCCCTGACCTCAAGTCGCCCCGCGCCTGCGGACGCAAGACCGCCGTGATCATCGGCTCGGGCATCGGTGGCCTCTCGCTGGGCATTCGCCTGCAGAGCCTGGGCTTTGACACCACCATCCTGGAACGGCTGGACGCTCCGGGGGGCCGCGCCTACCAGAAGCGCACCGACGACGGTTACGTGTTCGATATGGGCCCGACCGTGATCACGGTGCCCCATTTCATCGAGGAGCTGTTCGCGTCGGAACGCGACAGGGCCATGCTCGCCGAACCGGATTACCCGCCCCACACCCTGGCCGAGGGAGCGCGCGTGAAGACCGGCGAGAGCGGCGGTCCCCGCACCCGCGAATACGTGCAATTGGTGCCGATTCTGCCCTTCTACCGCATCTATTTTGATGACGGCACCTTCTTCGATTACGACGGTGACCCGGACAGCACCCGCCGTCAGATCGCGGAACTGGCCCCCGAGGACCTGGAAGGCTACGAACGCTTTCACGAGGACGCCCGCGCCATTTTCGAGCGCGGCTTCCTGGAACTCGGCTATACCCACTTTGGCGACGTGGCGGCCATGCTGCGGGTGGTGCCGGACCTGATGCGCCTGGACGCCGTTCGCACGCTGTTCTCGTTTACCAGCAAATATTTTCAGAATCCCAAGATGCGGCAGGTCTTTTCGTTTGAGACGCTGCTGGTGGGCGGCAACCCCCTGAGCGTGCCGGCCATCTACGCCATGATCCACTTTGTGGAGAAAACCTGGGGCATCCACTACGCCATGGGCGGCACCGGAGCGCTGGTCCGCGCGTTCGTGCAGAAATTTGAGGAACTGGGCGGCCAGATTCGCTACGGCGCGGGGGTCGAAGAGATCCTGGTCCGCGACCGCCGGGGCCAGCCGGTGCGCCGCCCGGTGGGTCAGCGGACTGCCCGTGGGGTGCGGCTTGAAGGCGGCGAGGAACTGCACGCCGATATCGTCGTGAGCAACGGCGACTGGGCCAACACCTATCTCAAGCGCGTTCCCGCCGCGGCCCGACTGGTCAACACCGACGTGCGCGTCAAGGCGGCCCGCCAGAGCATGAGCCTGCTCGTCATCTACTTCGGCTTCCGTGACGATCCGGACCGCCCGCTGCAGCTGCGCCACCACAACATCATCCTGGGGCCGCGCTATGAGGCGCTGCTCACCGAGATTTTCGGGGACAAGGTGCTGGGCCAGGACTTTAGTCAGTACCTGCACGTGCCCACCCTGACCGACCCCAGCCTGGCCCCCCCCGGCCACCACGCCGCCTACACGCTGGTCCCTGTGCCCCACAACGCCAGCGGCCTGAACTGGGAGGTGGAGGGACCGAAGCTGGTGGAGCGCGTATACACCTTTCTGGAAGAGCGCGGCTACATCCCGGACCTGCGCGCACGCCTCACGCACAGCGAGTTCATCACGCCCGACTACTTTGCCGGCACACTGGACAGCCACCTGGGCAACGCCTTCGGCCCGGAGCCGATCCTGGCCCAGAGTGCGTACTTCCGTCCGCACAACCGCTCGGAGGACGTGGGCAACCTGTACATGGTGGGAGCGGGCGCACAGCCCGGCGGCGGTACCCCCAGCGTGATGATGTCGGCCAAGATGACGGCCCGCCTGATCGCTCAGGACTTCGGCATCCACCCGGACGTGCGCGACGGAGTGCCCGGCTCCGCTCCGGAACACGAGGCGGCGCCGCAGACCGGGGCAGCTGGAGCCGCCGACTGACCCCGTTCCCACCGGGACACGCGCTACGCTGCTCTGAGCCCCCGACGCCCACCCCTTCTCAGGGCCGCCTATTCTGCTTCCCGACCGCTCTTCCAGAAGCCTGAGGCAGTACGCTGCGCCCTGAACCGCTCCTTCCTTCCCCCCCGAGGTACTCCATGACGACCATCCAGAACGATCCCGTGACCCGCAGCCAGGCCTACTTTGACGGCGGCTGGCACACCACGCCCCGGACCTTCGAGGTGTTTCACCCCGGCAACGGCCAGAGCATCGGCGCGGTGGCCGACTGCACGGCGGACGATGCCCGGCGGGCCATTGACGCCGCCGAGATCGCCCTGAAGGAATGGCGCGCGGTCAATCCCTACGTGCGCGGTCAGATCCTGCGCCGCTGGAACGACCTGATGCTCGCTCACAAGGAAGAGCTTGCCCGGCTGATGACCCTGGAAATGGGCAAGCCGATCACCGAGACGCGCGGCGAGGTGCATTACGCCGCCTCCTTCATCGAGTGGTGTGCCGAGGAAGCAGGACGCATCGCCGGAGAGCGCATTCCCATGCGCTTTAACCACAAGCGCGGCTTTTCCAATGCCGAGCCGGTGGGCATCGTGTACGCCGTGACTCCCTGGAACTTTCCCGCCGGCATGATCACGCGCAAGGCGGCCCCCGCGCTCGCCGCCGGGTGCGTGATGATTCTCAAGCCCGCCGAGCAGAGCCCCATGACCGCGCTGTATCTGGCCGAGCTGTGGCTGGAAGCAGGCGGCCCCGCCAACACCCTGCAGGTGCTGCCCACCAACGACGCCCCCGCCTTCACCGCACCGTTCATGGAAGACCGGCGTGTGCGCAAGCTGACCTTCACCGGGTCCACGGCGGTGGGGCGCCTGCTGTACACCCAGGCTGCCCAGACCATCAAGCGCGTCTCGCTGGAACTCGGCGGGCACGCTCCCTTCCTGATCTTTGCAGACGCCGACCTGGACAAGGCGGCCCGCGAGGTGGTGGGCAGCAAGTTCCGCAACGCCGGACAGACCTGCATCAGCACCAACCGGGTGTACGTGCAGCGCGAGGTGGCCGGGGAATTTACCCGCCTGCTGACCGAGAAGACCGCCCGGCTGACCCTGGGCGATCCCCTTCAGGACGGCACGGGGGTCGGTCCGGTGGTGGAACAGGCCGGACTGGACAAGGTGAAGGCGCAGGTGGCCGACGCCCTGCAGCGCGGCGCGAAGGCGACCACCGGCGGCGAGGCCACGGGCGGCCTGTACTTTCAGCCCACCGTCCTGACCGATGTTCACCCCGATTCGCTGATTCTGCGCGAGGAAACCTTCGGGCCGGTGGCCCCGGTGGTCGTGTTCGACACCGAGGAAGAGGGACTGCGCCTCGCCAACGACTCCGAGTACGGACTGGCCGCCTACGCCTACACCTCTGATCTGGGCCGGGCATGGCGTTTGGCCGAGGCGCTGGAATACGGCATCGTGGGCATCAACGACGGCACGCCCAGCAACGGCGCTCCCCAGGTGCCCTTTGGCGGCATGAAGAACAGCGGTGTGGGCCGGGAAGGCGGGCACTGGGGTCTGGACGAGTACCTGGAAACCAAATTCATCAGCATGGGCGTCTGAAGCGGCTTAAGGAATGGGAAGGTAGGGATCGGGCGGCCGGTGCCTGAACGTTCCCGGAAGCGTGGGCCGGGCGGCGGGTTGATAAGGTAGGAGGCCTGATGACCCTCTGGCCTCTGCCCGGCAACCTCCCTCTCCCCCGGCCTCCGGCGACCGCCCAGCCCGCGCCTGTGGCGGTGACTCCATGAGCGGCGGCTTGGTGGCGCTGCTCGACGACGTGGCGGCCATCGCTAAACTGGCCGCCGCCTCTATTGACGACATCGGGGCGGCGGCGGGCAAGGCCGGCGTTAAGGCGGTTGGGGTGGTCGTGGACGACACGGCCGTCACGCCCCGGTATGTCACGGGCTTTACCCCCGAGCGCGAACTGCCGATCATCTGGCGCATTGCCCGGGGATCGCTGCGCAACAAGGTCGTGTTTATCCTGCCGGCCGCGCTGCTGCTCAGCCAGTTTGTGCCGTGGATCATCACCCCGATCCTGATGCTCGGCGGAGCCTACCTGTGTTACGAGGGGGCCGAGAAGCTGTACGAGGCGGTCTCGGGCCACCACGACACCCCGGACGCTGGGGTCGCCACGCTGTCCGGCCCGGCCCACGAGGAAAAGATGGTGGCAGGCGCCATCCGCACCGATTTCATCCTCTCGGCGGAGATCATGGCGATCTCCCTGGCCGAGGTCACCAACGAGCCCTTTGTCTCGCGGGCGCTGATCCTGGTGCTTGTGGCCCTGCTGATCACCGCGCTGGTGTACGGCGTGGTGGCCCTGATCGTGAAAACCGACGACTTCGGCCTGAAACTGACCCAGAGCGACTCCGGCGCGGCCCGCTCGGTCGGACGCGGACTGGTCAAGGGCATGCCGGTGGTGATGGCGGCGCTGTCGGTGATCGGCACGGCGGCCATGCTGTGGGTGGGCGGGCACATCCTCACCGGCGGGCTGGAGGAGTTCGGGTTCGGGTGGCCGGCCCACACCCTGCATGACCTTGCCCTGAGCGCCGGCCACGCGGTGCCCGCCTTTGCCGAGGGCACGGTGGAGTGGCTGGTTGAAACCCTGGGGTCGGCGCTCGTGGGCATTCTGGTGGGAGGCCTGATCGTGGCCGTCATGCAGTTGCGTCCCCGCCGGGCCAATGCCCACTGAGCGCCCCGCCTAGGAGCGCTGGAGCAGCCAGTCCAGAATGGCCTGCCGGATCTCGGCGCGTGGCCGGTCATTGAGCAGCTCATGGTAGCCGCCCTCCTGAGCAATCAGGGTCTTATCGGCGCTGGCAATGGTCTCTATGAACCGCTGGCTGCCGCTGGGATCGGTGATGGTGTCGGCGGTGCCGTGGACGACCAGGGTCGGCAGCCGCCACGACGCATACTGCGGCCACAGCTTCTGGCTCAGCCCCAGCATGGTTGCAGCGCTCAGGGCTGGAACCTTGCCGTGATACACCAGCGGATCCGCCTTGTACGCCGCCACTTCTTCGGGCAGGCGCGACAGTCCGTCGGTGTCCAGCTGGGTGGTGGGGGCCGCAGGAGCGATCCTGGCGAGCAGCGGAGCCAGCCTGCGCACCAACGGCGGATTGTTCTGACCGACGAGCAGAGAAGGGCTGGACAGAATCACTCCGCTGAGGCCGCGTGGGTCGCGGGCGGCGCTGGCCGCCGTGATCAGGCCCCCCATGCTGTGGCCCAGCGCAAAGACCGGCTGGTCCTGATCGTCGCCGGGGCGGGAACGCAGCGTCTCACGCGCTTTCAGGTGGTCTTCCACCAGCAGGTTCATGTCGGCCACCGCCCGAGGTCCCTGCGAGTGGCCGTGACCGCGCTGGTCGTAGGCATACACGCTGAAGCCGCTGGCGACCAGGGTGGGAATCAGGGCGTAATAGTGGTCCACATACCGCGCCGCGTACTCGCCGAATCCGTGGGCAATCAGCACCGCGCCGCGCGGATGCGGCGCAGCCCAGAGATAACCGTTGACCGGCGCACCGGGCACCTTCCATTCCTGACTTTGCATGCGTCAGAGTGTAGCGTCCTCTAAAGCCTGTCTAAATTCTGCTCAGAACGGCGCTTCCGGCGGGGGCGGCAGACTGAGCGGCATGGCAGATATTGCGAGAAAAGCAGATGCACAGTGGATGGGCGACCTGAAGCACGGCAAGGGCAACATCAGCACCGAGAGCGGAACGGTCAGCAATGCCCAGTACTCCTTCGGCACCCGTTTTGAGAACGGTACCGGCACCAACCCCGAGGAACTGCTTGCCGCCGCGCACGCCGGCTGCTTCACCATGCAGCTGTGCGCCATTCTCGCGGGCCACGGCCACGATCCCCAGGACGTGCGGACAGACGCCACCTGCGAGATGGTCAAGGACGGCCCCGGCTTCAAGGTCAGCACCATGCGCCTGAAGGTTCGCGGCAAGGTCGGCAACATTGATCAGGCCGAGTTCGAGAAGCACGTGGCCCAGGCCGCCGATTCCTGCCCCATGAGCCGGGTCATGAAGGGCAATGTGGAGATCGTCCACGAGGCCGTGCTGGAGTAACACAGGGAAGGTGGGGTTCAGACGGCGTACACCTTCCGGGTCCTACCGTGCCCACTTTGTAACCAAAAGAGCGCCTCAGCTTTACCTGAGGCGCTCTTTCTGTATTCCCTATCCCCGTCCCTTCACTGAGCGCAACCCTACGCACATGAGGTCAAGGATTCACTGCAGATGTGCTCCTGCTCAGGGCAGAACGGAATTGATGAACCGCTCTGCGTTGATCCGGCCTTTGCCCAGGTGACCTATCAGGTCCGGTGCGTTAACAGCGTCCACCGGATCGGCAGTCAGGGCGAGCTGATTGGCAACCTTGTTGATCCACTTGGCCCTCTGCCCCGGGGGAAGCTCCCCAAGAGCAAGGGCAATGACGCCGCTGGCAATGGGAGCCGTCATGCTTGTCCCGCTCCAGGCTTCGGTCATGCCCTCCGGTGCCGCCCCCATCATGCCCTCACCCGGAGCCAGCAGTTCCAGCTTCGGACCGTAGGTGCTGAACTCGGAGCGAATGTCGTGCCGGTTCACGCTGCCCACGCTCAGCGACAGGGCCGCCGACGTATCCGAGAGGGTGGCGTAACGGGCGGGTGCGGTGACGCGGCGGTCTCCGGTATTTCCACTGGATGCCACCACGTAGATTCCCTTGGCCGTGGCGCGCTTCACGGCAAGATCAACATCTGTAGACACGTCGGTTCCCACGGACATGTTGATGATCTGGACCTTCTGCGTTATGGCGTAGTCGATGGCCGCAACGATGTCGGCAATCGTGCCGGTGCCGTTGGAAGACAGCACGCGCAGAGGCAGGATCTTGACCTTGGGCGCCACCTGCGTCAGGATGCTCGCCACATTTGTGCCGTGTCCGTATCCCACGAGGCTCGGATCGTTGTAGTTGCCCTCGTCATCGGGAATGCGGTCACCGTCCACCCAGTCCCGCCAGGCACCAGAGCCGATCAGCTTGCCCTCGAAAGCCGGGTGGTCGAGATCTATACCGGTGTCAATGACGGCCACCAGAACGCCGCTGCCCATGCTCGGGGTCTTTGCGTGGGCCTGGGGCAGTCGAATTTGCTGCCAGGCTCCCATGTTCTCGGGAAAGGTGTTGTCCAGTCCTGCCACCGTGGACGCCTGCTGCCCAATGATCCACGCGCCGCGGGAACCAATGATCCACGCACCGCGGGAACCCACCGACTCTGCGATTTTGAAGTTGATGGTGGCCTGTGGGGCAAGCCGCGTACCGTCAGAACCAGCGGTGGTGCCGCAGGCAGACAGCAGGGAGAGGCCGGTGGTGAGCAGCGCCAGATTCCGCAAAAAGTTAGGCATCATGTCAGGTTCTCCTTATCGGTAGAGCTTCACGAGCGACAGGGCGTTCAGGGTGCCGCTGCCCAGTTGCTGGCCGTACACCGGATCCAGTGTGGGCTGCGCGGTGTTCAGCATGTTCTTCAACAGAGCCGTGGACTGGTTCGGATAGAACCCCGTCTGAGAGGTAGAAATAACCAGGGCCGCCACACCGGCAGCCATGGGCGCAGAAAAGGAAGTGCCGCTGGCACGAACGGTAAGTCCTCCAGGAAAGAGGGTCTTGACGTTTTCCCCGATGGCGGTCATCTCTACCTGACCATAGGTACTGAAGCTGGACTTCAGCAGCACTGGGCTCACGCTGCCCACCCCAATCTGACCAATGCCGGTATTGTTCAGGACCATTGAGTTTGCAGCCGGATAGGTGACGGCGGTGTCGCCGGTATTGCCGGTGGAAGAAAAGAAGATGACGCCTTTTTGTGCAGCGGAGCCGATGGCGGTATTCAGGGCCCGGACATCGGTCATGCTTCCCAGGCTGAGGTTGATGATCTTGGCGCCCGCGCTCGTCGCACGCTCAATGGCCGAGATCACGTTTGACACGTCTCCGCTGCCGTCCGGGCTGAGCACCCTCAGAGGCAACAGGGTGGCATTGGGAGCAATCTGCAGGATCACGCCGGCCACAGCGGTGCCGTGACCATATCCGGATGCGTAGGTGCCATCGGTATTCGGGTTGACGTCCTGCGGAACGGTGTCATTGTCGACATAATCATAGTCGTTGTTGAGATCCAGTTTGCCCTGGAAAGCCGGGTGGTTGAGGTCCAGACCGCTGTCTATGACAGCAATCGTGACGCCTTTACCGAGTTCCGGAATAAGCTGTTGCGCGCTGCCGAGGTTGATGCGGTTCCAGATGGCGCTGTTTTCACTGAAACTGGTGTTGGTGGTGGTGCCGCCGGCCCATGCAGTGAAACCACCGGCCCACGCAGTAAAACCGCCCGCCCACGTGGTGAAGCCCTGGGCGCCCACACTGGCGTCGCCCTGTTTGACTTTGACGTTCTTCTCAGCACTGAGGATGTCGCTGCTGGGCTTGTAGCTGTCTACAGCCAGCAGCGCGTACCCCTGTGCGGATTGAAGGCTCAGTAGGGTGCTGCCCGGGTAGGCAGCGGCGAGCTTGGCGGGGGTGGTGGCCGAGGTTGCCTTCACTTGCAGCAGGTATCCCTTGGAACTGCTGCCCTGAGCACCCAGACGGGATGCCGGCTGGTCACTCTGCGGCGCAGGCAGGCTGCTACACGCCGCGAGGAGAAGGGTCAGGACAGCGAGGGGTCCTGTGTGTTTCACGAAAAGTCTCATGGGGCTCCTTATCAAGATCAATCGGCGACAGGCGAAAACAAATCAGTGCGGCCAGAATGCTTGGAATGTGTTGTTGCGCAGACCCTCTGCGCCCATAAGACAAATGTACGGGCGGTTTGTGTCTCCCCTGTGACTATTTCGTGACTCTGGCATACCCCCGGCGGGGGGTACACGATAAGGAAGCGACGAAAGGCGTTGCGCGCTTCCCTGAAACTATGACTGCTGTGTGAATTTATAAAGACTGCCTTAAACGCCTCATAGACCAGCCCGACAGGTGTTGACCCGCTCCTGTTGAGCTGGTTTTCCCAAGCTCTCGCTGCACTTGTATTTAAGGATGAACGGGCCCTGACGCGAACTCTCCACACACCTGGTTCCGACCCGCGGCCTTGGCCTGATACAACCGGGCATCGGCCAGAGACACCAGTTTCTCGTGATTCGGCACCGACAGATCTGCTGCCACACCGATAGACAATGTGACTTCAAGATTGGTCTGCAGTTCATCCCACGCGAAGGAAGTCACGTGATGGGACAGCCGCTCACAGATCCGGATGCCCTGTTGCAGATCCGTCCCAGGCAACACGATCAGGAACTCCTCGCCTCCAAACCGCGCCACAATGTCACTGGGACGCACCACTTCCCGGAACAGGGTGCCCATCTGGCGCAATACCTGATCTCCTACCATGTGTGAGAACCGGTCATTGACCTGTTTGAAGTGGTCCAGATCCACCATGGCCACGGTCAGCGGGATGCCGTCTTCCTTATGGCGCTTGAATTCCCGGGCGAGGACCTGTTCGACGTAGCGGCGGTTGTACAGGCCGGTCAGGTCATCTTCAGACACCTGCCGCTCCAGCAGTTTTGACTGGGTTTCCAGAATGGACAGCAGGTGGGTTTTCTCGGCGTTCAGCCGCTCGAGCGCTTCGTTCGCTGCCGTCAGCTCAATCGAGCGCACCTTGAAGATTTCAGTGTCGGCCTTGGCACGCTCCACCTCCAGTTCAATCGTCAGGGCGCGTGCCTTGAGGGCTGCGTCATGAGCCAACATCTCCTGTTCCGCTGCCCGGTGCAGACGATAGTAGGTCAGCGCTTCATAGGGCTCCTCGCTGGCCTCAGCCACCTGGGCACACGCCTGGTAAACCTCCAGGGTCAGTTTGAGCTGTGCCACAGCATGTGAGATTTCCAGAGCGTCGCGCAGGGCTGCCTGGGCGTCCTGATACTGCCTGGCGTGCAGGTGGGTCAGCCCCAGCTCAAACAGGGCCCACCCTTCCAGGGCCCGGTGGGCAAGGGACCGGGCCGCCGTCAGGGTCAAGGTGAGGGCCTCGGTGCTGGCAGCCAGATCACCGCGCTGCCGGTGCGCTTTTCCCAGGTACAGGCTGGCGGTGGCTTCCAGAAAAACATTGGGAGCTGTTCGCAGTAGCGTGAGCGCACGGGTGGCCAGTTCTACCGCCTCGTCGAACTCACCGCGTTCAAGGGCCAATTCCGCAAGAGTGCCGTTCGTCTGTGCCTCGCCCACAGTATCTTCC comes from the Deinococcus aerophilus genome and includes:
- a CDS encoding alpha/beta hydrolase is translated as MQSQEWKVPGAPVNGYLWAAPHPRGAVLIAHGFGEYAARYVDHYYALIPTLVASGFSVYAYDQRGHGHSQGPRAVADMNLLVEDHLKARETLRSRPGDDQDQPVFALGHSMGGLITAASAARDPRGLSGVILSSPSLLVGQNNPPLVRRLAPLLARIAPAAPTTQLDTDGLSRLPEEVAAYKADPLVYHGKVPALSAATMLGLSQKLWPQYASWRLPTLVVHGTADTITDPSGSQRFIETIASADKTLIAQEGGYHELLNDRPRAEIRQAILDWLLQRS
- a CDS encoding OsmC family protein, encoding MADIARKADAQWMGDLKHGKGNISTESGTVSNAQYSFGTRFENGTGTNPEELLAAAHAGCFTMQLCAILAGHGHDPQDVRTDATCEMVKDGPGFKVSTMRLKVRGKVGNIDQAEFEKHVAQAADSCPMSRVMKGNVEIVHEAVLE
- a CDS encoding S8 family peptidase, with product MMPNFLRNLALLTTGLSLLSACGTTAGSDGTRLAPQATINFKIAESVGSRGAWIIGSRGAWIIGQQASTVAGLDNTFPENMGAWQQIRLPQAHAKTPSMGSGVLVAVIDTGIDLDHPAFEGKLIGSGAWRDWVDGDRIPDDEGNYNDPSLVGYGHGTNVASILTQVAPKVKILPLRVLSSNGTGTIADIVAAIDYAITQKVQIINMSVGTDVSTDVDLAVKRATAKGIYVVASSGNTGDRRVTAPARYATLSDTSAALSLSVGSVNRHDIRSEFSTYGPKLELLAPGEGMMGAAPEGMTEAWSGTSMTAPIASGVIALALGELPPGQRAKWINKVANQLALTADPVDAVNAPDLIGHLGKGRINAERFINSVLP
- a CDS encoding S8 family peptidase, whose translation is MRLFVKHTGPLAVLTLLLAACSSLPAPQSDQPASRLGAQGSSSKGYLLQVKATSATTPAKLAAAYPGSTLLSLQSAQGYALLAVDSYKPSSDILSAEKNVKVKQGDASVGAQGFTTWAGGFTAWAGGFTAWAGGTTTNTSFSENSAIWNRINLGSAQQLIPELGKGVTIAVIDSGLDLNHPAFQGKLDLNNDYDYVDNDTVPQDVNPNTDGTYASGYGHGTAVAGVILQIAPNATLLPLRVLSPDGSGDVSNVISAIERATSAGAKIINLSLGSMTDVRALNTAIGSAAQKGVIFFSSTGNTGDTAVTYPAANSMVLNNTGIGQIGVGSVSPVLLKSSFSTYGQVEMTAIGENVKTLFPGGLTVRASGTSFSAPMAAGVAALVISTSQTGFYPNQSTALLKNMLNTAQPTLDPVYGQQLGSGTLNALSLVKLYR